TGCCAATAAGGCCAGAGAGATTATGGCACTTGCCATTCAAAGATATGCAGGCGAATATGTTGCGGAGAGAACTGTGTCTGTTGTGAATCTTCCAAATGACGAGATGAAAGGAAGAATTATCGGCAGAGAGGGCCGTAATATAAGGGCAATAGAAGCCGCTACGGGCATTGATATTATTATAGACGATACGCCTGAGGCTGTGATACTCTCCGGCCACAACCCGGTAAGGAGAGAGGTGGCAAAGGTAACACTGGAGAGGCTTGTGGCTGACGGAAGGATACATCCCGCAAGGATTGAGGAGATTGTAAGCAAGGTTGAGCAGGAGATTGAACAGACGATTAAAGAGGCTGGCGAGCAGGCTGTCTTTGATGTCGGGATTCATGGTCTTCATCCCGAACTGATAAAGCTTGTAGGCCGGCTTAAATTCAGAACAAGCTATGCGCAAAATGTCTATGTCCATTCGATTGAGGTTGCGTTCATCTGCGGGATTATGGCGGCTGAATTGGGGCTTCCTGAAAAGCAGGCAAAAAGGGCAGGCCTTCTTCACGATATAGGAAAGGCGGTCGATCACGAGATCGAAGGTTCCCATGCAGTTATAGGCGGCGATCTGGCAAAGAAATACGGCGAAAACTCAAAGATAGTTGCAGCCATTGCCACCCATCATGATGACCATCCTGAGAATATTTTCGGCATATTGGTTCAGGCAGCCGATGCCCTTTCTGCTGCAAGACCAGGCGCTAGAAAAGAGATGATGGAGACTTATGTAAAAAGGCTTGAAGACCTTGAGAAGATAGCAACATCATTTTCCGGCGTTGAAAAATCTTATGCAATTCAGGCGGGAAGAGAGATAAGGGTTATTGTAAGCAACCAGTCTATATCGGATGAGGCTGCTGTTATGCTTTCTAATGATATAGCAAGAAAGATAGAAAAGGAGTTGAATTATCCCGGGCAGATAAAGGTTACGGTCATACGGGAAACCCGCGCCGT
The DNA window shown above is from Deltaproteobacteria bacterium and carries:
- the rny gene encoding ribonuclease Y is translated as MDINLLIALIAIAGILIGLAAGYLIRKKTTVVNIEAAKNLAESIVVEAQKEAGTIKKEASLQAKDKLYQSKIELDKETRERRQELQNLEKRLVAKEENLDKKIETLDRRDSEITKRDRNSDQQEKKIQEMEKECAALLDRQRLKLEQIAGMSADEAKKGLVEIMENEAKTDAAKAIKRIEDETREMAANKAREIMALAIQRYAGEYVAERTVSVVNLPNDEMKGRIIGREGRNIRAIEAATGIDIIIDDTPEAVILSGHNPVRREVAKVTLERLVADGRIHPARIEEIVSKVEQEIEQTIKEAGEQAVFDVGIHGLHPELIKLVGRLKFRTSYAQNVYVHSIEVAFICGIMAAELGLPEKQAKRAGLLHDIGKAVDHEIEGSHAVIGGDLAKKYGENSKIVAAIATHHDDHPENIFGILVQAADALSAARPGARKEMMETYVKRLEDLEKIATSFSGVEKSYAIQAGREIRVIVSNQSISDEAAVMLSNDIARKIEKELNYPGQIKVTVIRETRAVDYAK